The sequence CAGGCTTCTGACTTCACCAGAATTTCCAGACCCTTTAGCCAATGGTTTACTGCCTAATCCTTTAACAAATATTGAACATGTTCTTGCACTAACTAGGCCCTGAGTTAAGTGTTGAAGATACAGTAATGAGTAAGGCAGAACCCGTCTCTTATTCCTCTGAGGGTGACAGACCATCTTGACCACTCCACTCAAAATCTAACAGTCTGCATTCCAGGGGTGGGAGtaggcctttttcattttttccccacgCCCTGCCTATTTGTACCCTTTACTAGATTGCGCTCCTAGAGGGTAAGGGGTGTTTTCAGATCACTCCTGAGTGTGGGGCACGAGACAGAATATGCGCGAGGTGTGAGGTCCCTGCATTTCTTCATTGAATTGTGAACTCTTAAGGGCAGGATGCCCAGCACCAAGCCTatgaaatgtctgttgaatgtATGACTGGATCTCTTTCAAGAGGCACTGTCAAGTGCTTGGGTTAAAGGATGGTGGAGGAGTGAGTGAGAAGTGAGTTGAAGAACACAGGAATAAGGGAAGGCATGAGGCAAGGGGGCAGGTAGCTGTACCTCCGCGGCCGGGCCCGCAGCACGCCGGCCTCGCGGCCCAGAATGAAGCAGGCTCGGGCTTCGAGCAGCAGCGGGCGGCACTCGCCACAGGCCTGCAGCAGCTCGTCAGCCTCCACTTTCTCCAGGAAGTAGGCAGGCGCCAGCAGGGGCAAGCGCACGTGCTCCAGCAGGCGCCGCAGCTGTCCACGGCGGGCAGGCGTGTCGTGGCGCACCCAGCGCATGGCCGCCTCGAACACAGCCTCCTCGCGCACCACGCCCAGCGCCGGGTCAGCCAGCAACGCCGCCACCTCGTCGGGCGCCAGCTCCAGGAAGTCGGCGTGGCACGCCACCTCGGCGAAGGCCTGGCGCAGCACGCGGCCACAGCGCTCCGCCAGCGAGGAGAGTGAGAAGGCAGCGGCTACGCGGCGCAGCGCCAGGCTGTTGGCGGCGCGCAGTCGGCCCTCGAGAAAGCGCGTGCAGGCTTCGCGCAGGCCCGCCACACCCAGCCGCTCGGCCAGCGCCAACACTGCGGCCGCCTCCTCCTCGGTGCGCAGCCGCACGCCCGCGCCATACACGTAGTCGAGCACCACGGCCagcgctgccgctgccgctgcccctgcccctgccggACCCATGCCTAACACCTCTGGCACCACGGGCACCACGGACAGTTCCCCCTCCGGCCGCCCGTTCGCAAACAGGCTGTGGAAGTAGGCGCTGCCCGCGCTAAGCGCGGCGCGGTGACATGGGAAGTCGCGGCCACCGGTGCGCAGCACCACGTCGGTGAGGGTGCCGCTCCGCCGGTATGCATTGAGGGTCTGCAGGACGCGTTGCGCGTGGCAGGACCCCGCGCATGGCGCCTCGGAGCCCCGCTCCGACTCCTCTGGCACTGGGCCCTCGAGCATCCTGCCGGGCAGAGAACACAGACAGCGTCGGCAAATCCACCTGGCTGGGGCCGGGTTGGACGGCAGGAGGGCCCTTATCCATTCATTCCCTTGGATGGTTCACTAGTTTATTCAGAAAGGTGAGCAGGAACTAAACGCGTGTGCTTTCATTCACACAATCGCTCTTCCTTACATCAACCCTTCCATATTCTTAATGGCCTCGGTGAGCTAGTCCCTGCCTACCCAAAGGACTAGACCCTATCTTAGCTGTGCCACCTTCTCCCCCACTGACCTACTCCAGCCGTTTTGCTCTTTTTGTTCTTCAAACTCCCTAAGCTTTTTCCTATCAGTATTGGCAGGAGGCAGATGGCATACTCTCAAATGGGGTAATTTGAGAAGAGTCTAATATTAAAGGAAGGATTTACAAAGGCATCGACGGTGTTTTGGGACTCCCACAAGGACTAGAGCAGTGCCACGTGGCTACCAACAGCAGGGAGCCTTTACCTACCCAGGGTCTGAAGGCAGAGGCCTGGGAGGTTATTGAAACTTGCACAAAATATCTGTATAAGGAGGGCCCCCTGACAGGAGGTAGTCTTTAGTCCAGGAATTCAGGTGACCCCCCAGAGATCCAGTGTGTAGGCAGGGTATAACTCTACCCCGCTCTCCTCACCTTATCCTCTTTCCTAAGGATCTCCTGTAAGTGCTCCCCCATTGACCACACCCTGATTATTCTATTTAATATCTGCTCCTCCCCACAAAGTACAGGATCTGgcccatagtaggtgcttaattaGTACCCATTCAAGGTTGAATGAATGTATTAAGCTagtatttattgagagcctatTCTCTGCCAGGCAGTGAACAAGACATAGTCCCTACCCTCTTGGAGCTCTCAGCTTGGCGGAGGCCCCATGGGGAAGTACAGAGCATTGGGGAGCTCAGAAGGGGCATTGAACCCAGTTGGAGCAGTCAGAGAAGGTGTCCCTGAGGGGGAACCATCAGACTGAGAAGAGTAGGTAGAATTAGCCAGGTGAAGGGAAGGGAGTAGAGGGAGTAAGTCTCCACCTGAGAGAACAGTCTGTGGACTCAGAGGGAAGAAGGGCATGAGGTTAGAGCCTAGGCTGAGAAGGAAGTTGGCCCTCTCTCTCTAGTGAGTTCTCTGTTCTCAAGGAAGCCCTGTGGGGAAGTGAAAAGAGCTGGCTCTGAAGACTGATCTGGGTTCTAATCCTGCGTCTACCActgactcactgtgtgacctgcACAAGTCACTCCCCCTTCAGGTTCCTAATCTGAAATGGGGTCGTAATGCCTCCCTCATGCAGTTGTTGTGACTTGGTGACTATTAAATGGATTGTATGAGAGGTGCTTGGTACACAGTACaagctcaacaaatgtttcctcACATGTTTTTTACTATGTGTTCTAGTTGCTTTTATGTCCATaatttcatttgatcctcacaaacctgaaaatttctttaaactctttcctccctttttaaagTTTGTCATGCAGTAACAATCACACAGAGGGAACCTGTCCTTTGGaggttgctgtgaggatcaaAGGAGGAGTGTTTGTGAAAGCATTCTACAGACTGAAAGGCTGGTTGGGGTCTGGCCATTACAAACATATAGACTCTGCTTGCACACCTCCAGGGACAGGGCGCTCACTCCTTTATGTGGCACCTTACTGTAGGGGAGCAGAGCTCTGCTATCTGCCCCTTGCCTCTCCTTCCATTCTCTTGATATCAGCTGCTCTGCCTCCTCTGAGACTGCTTTGCCCTGGAAGTCAGATTTGCCTAGTAGTCAGTCTGGCTTTCACTGCTCATTCCTTATCCTGGGTGGTGGATCCCTTGTCTCAGCATCAAAGGAAATTAGCTCTCTGGTGGGCAGGGTCTAAGGAAGTTAGCTACTTTGCCCAAGTAGAGGGGCTGGGGCCTGAATCCACCTGGCTCTAGACTCTGCATACCTAGTGGGTTAGCCACACTTGGTAGGGTTGGGGTGTGTCCCAAGAAACAGTCCAGGACCAGAGGAAGGAGGTGAGAGCAGTCATGGGAGCATGCTGCCCCTATTCTTTTCTCTGCTGGCTGAGAAAGCAGCCGCACTCTGAGCTGAGGCTCAAGAGGGCAGGTCATATCAGCACAGGAGGGACTTCTCTCTACAGAGATGTGACTTCTCTCTGCAGAGATATCCTGGCACAAAGGGTTGCCTGGAGAGGGGAAGGAGTCCCCTCCTGGGAAGTGCGCTAgtactttt is a genomic window of Camelus bactrianus isolate YW-2024 breed Bactrian camel chromosome 10, ASM4877302v1, whole genome shotgun sequence containing:
- the KLHL35 gene encoding kelch-like protein 35, translated to MLEGPVPEESERGSEAPCAGSCHAQRVLQTLNAYRRSGTLTDVVLRTGGRDFPCHRAALSAGSAYFHSLFANGRPEGELSVVPVVPEVLGMGPAGAGAAAAAALAVVLDYVYGAGVRLRTEEEAAAVLALAERLGVAGLREACTRFLEGRLRAANSLALRRVAAAFSLSSLAERCGRVLRQAFAEVACHADFLELAPDEVAALLADPALGVVREEAVFEAAMRWVRHDTPARRGQLRRLLEHVRLPLLAPAYFLEKVEADELLQACGECRPLLLEARACFILGREAGVLRARPRRFMDLAEVIVVIGGCDRKGLLKLPFADIYHPESQRWTPLPSLPGYTRSEFATCTLRNDVYVSGGHINSRDVWMFSSHLHTWIKVASLHKGRWRHKMAVMQGQLFAVGGFDGLRRLRSVERYDPFSNTWAAVAPLPEGVSSAAVAPCVGRLYVIGGAKQDGVSTNKVQCFDPKEDRWSLRSPAPFSQRCLEAVSLNDSIYVVGGLMSKIFTYDPGTDVWGEAAVLPSPVESCGVTVCDGKVHILGGRDDHGESTDKVFTFDPSSGQVEAQPPLQRCISSHGCVTIIQSLGR